The genomic segment GGCCCCCTGCCTCCGAGTCCGCCAGACCGTTCTCCACCAGCTCCGCGGCGGCCCGGCCCGCACCGGCCAGTCCCAGGAGCGCGGCCCGCCAGGACATCGACAGGACCACTTCGGGCAGAGCGGGTCCGTGCGCGGGGTCCAGCTCCGCGACCTTCCGCGGCACCGATTCGCTGCGCCCGAGCGCTTCCTCCCACCGCCGGTGCCGCCCGGCGCTCATCGACCGCAGAGTTCGTTGCGTGAGATCGCCCAGCGGGTGCGCCCCCCGGACACGCGCCAGGGATTCGTCCACCGCTCCACCGGTCTCGCCCGCCAGCAGGCGGTGCAGCAGGGCAGTCGACAGGAGCTGGTCCTTCAGTGGCTCAGGTACGTCGTGGTGGTGCAGGGCCCTGCGCACGTGGGCCTCGCCGTGGGGCACCGGGAGGTGGCTGCCCGCCCGCACCAGGTCGAGGCACACCCGCGCGTGAGTGACCGGGTCGGGCGGGGTCCGCAGCACGTCCCGCGCCAGCGCGAGGGCCCGGTCGGCGTCGCCGGTCTCCCACAGCAGTGGTACCAGCCGAGCCGCCAGCCGCATCCGGCGCGGCAGCGCGGTGGCGCTCAGGTCCATCGCGCTGCGCAAGTGCGCCGCGGCAACGGCCGGCGCGTGGGGTGCCATCTCCCCGGCCGCGGTCTGGAGAACCCTGATCGCCTGCTCGTCACCGACCTCGGCGGCCTCGGCGATCTCGGCCGCCAGCGCCGTGGCAGGTGTGCCGTCCGCGAGCCGCAGGCCGACCGAGCGCCTGCGTACGGAGAGCCGTACGGGCACGGGCAGCGTGGCGTTCACGGCCTCGCGCACCGAAGGAAGCGCGAAGGTGAGGAGTTCCCGGTCCGCCCGCATGACCTCTGCCGCCAGTACCTCCCGCAAGGGGCGGAGCAGGGCGGCTTCGTCGCGACCCAACATCCGGCACAGGTGCCCGACACCGACACCGGCACCGTTGTCGAGCGCGGAGGCGACCAGCACGAGGTCCTTCGCGGCAGGCGTCAACTGCTCCAGCCTGCGGGTGACGACAGCGCTCGCCACCCGGTCCCCTCCGGTGCGGACACCCCGGTCCCCACCGGCCTCCGCGATGAGCAGGGTGCACAAGTGGCGGACGGCACCCGGCAGACCGCCGACGAGCGGCAGGTACGGCTTCGCCTGCTCGGCCTTCGACCCCAGAAGGTCACGGACCAGCAGATGTACGGCTTCGGAAGGCAGGGGGGTGAGTTCGAGGGACGCCGCTCGCTCGGTGAGCAGATCGCGGCGGAGCGACGTGACGGCCGGCACGTCATGGTGGGACCGCGCGGCGAGCAGCCACAACAGTGGCAGGCCGGCGAGCCGTGCCGTGAGCGTCCGCACGGCGAGCAGGGTCAGGGCGTCGCAGTGCTGCACGTCGTCGAGGACGACGACCACCGGCTGGACCCGACAGAGGTCCCGCAGACGGTCCTCGACCTGCCGCAACGACCGGCACGGCTCGCCGGACCCGCCGATCCGGGCGGCGGGCGCCGGTGCGAGGGCCTCCAGCAGCGGGGCCAGCGGAGGCAACCCGCCTCCCGCGACGCCCGTTCCGGCCAGCACCAGTGCTCCGGCCAGGGCCGCCTCCTCGGCGGCGAGCGCCAGTAGGTGGGATTTCCCGGCGTCGGCGGAGCCCTCGATCCACTGCACCCCGCCCTCATGGCGGTGCGCGAGCCGCAGCACCAGCCCGCGGAGCTGGGCCCACCCGGGGCGGTGCGGGCGCGCGGACGTCAGGAGCGTCCGGCCCGCGGCGCCGTTCGTCGCCGGAGGGAGGTCGGTCGCCCGGATCATGGCAGCCTCCAGTGGTATGTGAGCCGCGCGGCACCGAACGCGGTGGGGCGCGGGCCGTGCCGCGTCGGCGGGGAGCGGCCTGCGGCCCTCGTGGTTCGTCATCGGCCCCGTCACAGGTGTGGTGTTCTCGGTCATGACACAGGATGTGTCAGCACCGCGGCCGGTGGCTGTCAAGGGCACCTGAGGTGCACCGGGGGGCGTGCCTCACGGACACCGTGGGGATAACCCCACGTTCGCGCGTACTCCGGTCCGGCCCGACGAGGAGCCGGGGAACAGCGGGGTCAGTCCGGAATCGGGATCCGGATCCGGATCGTGCTGCCGCCGCCGGGCGGGGAGTCGATGGCCAGCTTCCCGTCGAAGGCCGCCACCCGGTCCGCGAGCCCGGTCATCCCGCTGCCGGCGGTGGCCATGTCCATGCCGCCGATCCCGTCGTCGGAGACTCTGATGCGCAGCATGTCACCGAACTCGACGCGTACGTCTATCCGGGACGCCTGCGCGTGCTTGAC from the Streptomyces sp. NBC_01335 genome contains:
- a CDS encoding helix-turn-helix transcriptional regulator; its protein translation is MIRATDLPPATNGAAGRTLLTSARPHRPGWAQLRGLVLRLAHRHEGGVQWIEGSADAGKSHLLALAAEEAALAGALVLAGTGVAGGGLPPLAPLLEALAPAPAARIGGSGEPCRSLRQVEDRLRDLCRVQPVVVVLDDVQHCDALTLLAVRTLTARLAGLPLLWLLAARSHHDVPAVTSLRRDLLTERAASLELTPLPSEAVHLLVRDLLGSKAEQAKPYLPLVGGLPGAVRHLCTLLIAEAGGDRGVRTGGDRVASAVVTRRLEQLTPAAKDLVLVASALDNGAGVGVGHLCRMLGRDEAALLRPLREVLAAEVMRADRELLTFALPSVREAVNATLPVPVRLSVRRRSVGLRLADGTPATALAAEIAEAAEVGDEQAIRVLQTAAGEMAPHAPAVAAAHLRSAMDLSATALPRRMRLAARLVPLLWETGDADRALALARDVLRTPPDPVTHARVCLDLVRAGSHLPVPHGEAHVRRALHHHDVPEPLKDQLLSTALLHRLLAGETGGAVDESLARVRGAHPLGDLTQRTLRSMSAGRHRRWEEALGRSESVPRKVAELDPAHGPALPEVVLSMSWRAALLGLAGAGRAAAELVENGLADSEAGGRPAHLALWRTARARLLLDAGRPSEAARELVAAGSGTQFLGSATASGAVLAITRARIALHTGDDAELESCAALADGFAAGDAAPSRQAGAWITLLLAGHRSAPLTPGQLRDAAAHLRRGFLHTTCWDAGDVVLLAEAALAAGQRAVAAWAVGFAEERARLNPGLPLFAAAAVHARGLFARDAGLLVEAAELHGEARPLLRARALEDAGECAAAGGRTARPHLDEALRLYDACGAERDGRRVRTRVPGPGARPLPAPRTPAPDSVDTKWRGLTKSELSVVRLVARGATNREAAQRLFVSPHTVNTHLRHAFEKLGVHSRVRLAGLYAREVEGEDASA